Proteins co-encoded in one Pongo pygmaeus isolate AG05252 chromosome 23, NHGRI_mPonPyg2-v2.0_pri, whole genome shotgun sequence genomic window:
- the C23H22orf15 gene encoding uncharacterized protein C22orf15 homolog isoform X10, giving the protein MFCRTQKTNTWESPHMGEKSPHMGDGWRVLQGSLSNRSGCSMLVNTSCRLVNLTAHLRQKAGLPPDATIALLAEDGNLVSLEEDLKEGASRAQTMGNSLLKERAIYVLVRIISKRERTWPLPAMSPYWRTWMTITQSWQVSVRVQPRGRAHLLPNPYQQDFPGLPEELCRLSGLSSAGHNWRKRVGTRRGRHEQSPTSRPRKAQGPGTLLPTSQVGLRPKEVSHDLCLV; this is encoded by the exons ATGTTTTGCAGGACTCAAAAGACCAACACTTGGGAGTCACCACACATGGGAGAAAAGTCACCACACATGGGAGATGGATGGAGGGTTCTCCAAGGCAGTTTAAGCAACAGAT CTGGCTGCTCCATGCTGGTGAACACCTCTTGCAGGCTGGTGAACCTCACCGCCCACCTGAGGCAGAAAGCAGGGTTGCCCCCAGATg CGACCATTGCTCTCCTGGCTGAGGACGGCAACCTAGTGAGCCTGGAGGAGGACCTGAAGGAAGGGGCTTCCCGGGCCCAAACCATGGGCAACTCCCTGCTGAAGGAGCGAGCCATATATGTCCTCGTTCGGATCATCAGTAAG AGGGAGAGGACATGGCCTCTACCCGCTATGAGTCCCTACTGGAGAACCTGGATGACCATTACCCAGAGCTGGCAGGTGAGTGTCAGGGTACAGCCCAGGGGGAGGGCACACCTTCTCCCTAACCCCTACCAACAGGACTTCCCGGGCCTTCCAGAGGAACTGTGCAGGCTGTCAGGCCTCTCCTCTGCAGGCCACAACTGGAGGAAGCGTGTGGGCACTCGGCGTGGCCGCCATGAGCAAAGCCCCACTTCAAGGCCCAGAAAG GCCCAGGGACCTGGCACACTACTGCCAACTAGCCAAGTTGGACTCAGACCCAAGGAGGTTAGCCATGACCTCTGCCTTGTGTGA
- the C23H22orf15 gene encoding uncharacterized protein C22orf15 homolog isoform X22: MFIKVMFGAGCSMLVNTSCRLVNLTAHLRQKAGLPPDATIALLAEDGNLVSLEEDLKEGASRAQTMGNSLLKERAIYVLVRIISKVAQEGEDMASTRYESLLENLDDHYPELAEELCRLSGLSSAGHNWRKRVGTRRGRHEQSPTSRPRKGPD, from the exons ATGTTTATCAAGGTGATGTTTGGGG CTGGCTGCTCCATGCTGGTGAACACCTCTTGCAGGCTGGTGAACCTCACCGCCCACCTGAGGCAGAAAGCAGGGTTGCCCCCAGATg CGACCATTGCTCTCCTGGCTGAGGACGGCAACCTAGTGAGCCTGGAGGAGGACCTGAAGGAAGGGGCTTCCCGGGCCCAAACCATGGGCAACTCCCTGCTGAAGGAGCGAGCCATATATGTCCTCGTTCGGATCATCAGTAAGGTGGCCCAAG AGGGAGAGGACATGGCCTCTACCCGCTATGAGTCCCTACTGGAGAACCTGGATGACCATTACCCAGAGCTGGCAG AGGAACTGTGCAGGCTGTCAGGCCTCTCCTCTGCAGGCCACAACTGGAGGAAGCGTGTGGGCACTCGGCGTGGCCGCCATGAGCAAAGCCCCACTTCAAGGCCCAGAAAG
- the C23H22orf15 gene encoding uncharacterized protein C22orf15 homolog isoform X23 — protein sequence MFIKVMFGAGCSMLVNTSCRLVNLTAHLRQKAGLPPDATIALLAEDGNLVSLEEDLKEGASRAQTMGNSLLKERAIYVLVRIIKGEDMASTRYESLLENLDDHYPELAEELCRLSGLSSAGHNWRKRVGTRRGRHEQSPTSRPRKGPD from the exons ATGTTTATCAAGGTGATGTTTGGGG CTGGCTGCTCCATGCTGGTGAACACCTCTTGCAGGCTGGTGAACCTCACCGCCCACCTGAGGCAGAAAGCAGGGTTGCCCCCAGATg CGACCATTGCTCTCCTGGCTGAGGACGGCAACCTAGTGAGCCTGGAGGAGGACCTGAAGGAAGGGGCTTCCCGGGCCCAAACCATGGGCAACTCCCTGCTGAAGGAGCGAGCCATATATGTCCTCGTTCGGATCATCA AGGGAGAGGACATGGCCTCTACCCGCTATGAGTCCCTACTGGAGAACCTGGATGACCATTACCCAGAGCTGGCAG AGGAACTGTGCAGGCTGTCAGGCCTCTCCTCTGCAGGCCACAACTGGAGGAAGCGTGTGGGCACTCGGCGTGGCCGCCATGAGCAAAGCCCCACTTCAAGGCCCAGAAAG
- the C23H22orf15 gene encoding uncharacterized protein C22orf15 homolog isoform X25 produces the protein MFCRTQKTNTWESPHMGEKSPHMGDGWRVLQGSLSNRSGCSMLVNTSCRLVNLTAHLRQKAGLPPDATIALLAEDGNLVSLEEDLKEGASRAQTMGNSLLKERAIYVLVRIISKVAQGSLPCSYE, from the exons ATGTTTTGCAGGACTCAAAAGACCAACACTTGGGAGTCACCACACATGGGAGAAAAGTCACCACACATGGGAGATGGATGGAGGGTTCTCCAAGGCAGTTTAAGCAACAGAT CTGGCTGCTCCATGCTGGTGAACACCTCTTGCAGGCTGGTGAACCTCACCGCCCACCTGAGGCAGAAAGCAGGGTTGCCCCCAGATg CGACCATTGCTCTCCTGGCTGAGGACGGCAACCTAGTGAGCCTGGAGGAGGACCTGAAGGAAGGGGCTTCCCGGGCCCAAACCATGGGCAACTCCCTGCTGAAGGAGCGAGCCATATATGTCCTCGTTCGGATCATCAGTAAGGTGGCCCAAGGTTCTCTCCCCTGCAGCTATGAAT AG
- the C23H22orf15 gene encoding uncharacterized protein C22orf15 homolog isoform X11 → MFCRTQKTNTWESPHMGEKSPHMGDGWRVLQGSLSNRSGCSMLVNTSCRLVNLTAHLRQKAGLPPDATIALLAEDGNLVSLEEDLKEGASRAQTMGNSLLKERAIYVLVRIISKPGLANSSRVRGRVGTIRPVGCPSSSLHMPQRERTWPLPAMSPYWRTWMTITQSWQRNCAGCQASPLQATTGGSVWALGVAAMSKAPLQGPERALIKGMDCTL, encoded by the exons ATGTTTTGCAGGACTCAAAAGACCAACACTTGGGAGTCACCACACATGGGAGAAAAGTCACCACACATGGGAGATGGATGGAGGGTTCTCCAAGGCAGTTTAAGCAACAGAT CTGGCTGCTCCATGCTGGTGAACACCTCTTGCAGGCTGGTGAACCTCACCGCCCACCTGAGGCAGAAAGCAGGGTTGCCCCCAGATg CGACCATTGCTCTCCTGGCTGAGGACGGCAACCTAGTGAGCCTGGAGGAGGACCTGAAGGAAGGGGCTTCCCGGGCCCAAACCATGGGCAACTCCCTGCTGAAGGAGCGAGCCATATATGTCCTCGTTCGGATCATCAGTAAG CCTGGACTAGCAAACAGTTCCAGAGTGAGAGGCAGAGTAGGGACCATTAGGCCAGTCGGGTGTCCTTCATCCTCTCTCCACATGCCACAGAGGGAGAGGACATGGCCTCTACCCGCTATGAGTCCCTACTGGAGAACCTGGATGACCATTACCCAGAGCTGGCAG AGGAACTGTGCAGGCTGTCAGGCCTCTCCTCTGCAGGCCACAACTGGAGGAAGCGTGTGGGCACTCGGCGTGGCCGCCATGAGCAAAGCCCCACTTCAAGGCCCAGAAAG
- the C23H22orf15 gene encoding uncharacterized protein C22orf15 homolog isoform X20: MFIKVMFGAGCSMLVNTSCRLVNLTAHLRQKAGLPPDATIALLAEDGNLVSLEEDLKEGASRAQTMGNSLLKERAIYVLVRIISKRERTWPLPAMSPYWRTWMTITQSWQRNCAGCQASPLQATTGGSVWALGVAAMSKAPLQGPERALIKGMDCTL; encoded by the exons ATGTTTATCAAGGTGATGTTTGGGG CTGGCTGCTCCATGCTGGTGAACACCTCTTGCAGGCTGGTGAACCTCACCGCCCACCTGAGGCAGAAAGCAGGGTTGCCCCCAGATg CGACCATTGCTCTCCTGGCTGAGGACGGCAACCTAGTGAGCCTGGAGGAGGACCTGAAGGAAGGGGCTTCCCGGGCCCAAACCATGGGCAACTCCCTGCTGAAGGAGCGAGCCATATATGTCCTCGTTCGGATCATCAGTAAG AGGGAGAGGACATGGCCTCTACCCGCTATGAGTCCCTACTGGAGAACCTGGATGACCATTACCCAGAGCTGGCAG AGGAACTGTGCAGGCTGTCAGGCCTCTCCTCTGCAGGCCACAACTGGAGGAAGCGTGTGGGCACTCGGCGTGGCCGCCATGAGCAAAGCCCCACTTCAAGGCCCAGAAAG
- the C23H22orf15 gene encoding uncharacterized protein C22orf15 homolog isoform X24 produces the protein MLVNTSCRLVNLTAHLRQKAGLPPDATIALLAEDGNLVSLEEDLKEGASRAQTMGNSLLKERAIYVLVRIISKVAQEGEDMASTRYESLLENLDDHYPELAGHNWRKRVGTRRGRHEQSPTSRPRKGPD, from the exons ATGCTGGTGAACACCTCTTGCAGGCTGGTGAACCTCACCGCCCACCTGAGGCAGAAAGCAGGGTTGCCCCCAGATg CGACCATTGCTCTCCTGGCTGAGGACGGCAACCTAGTGAGCCTGGAGGAGGACCTGAAGGAAGGGGCTTCCCGGGCCCAAACCATGGGCAACTCCCTGCTGAAGGAGCGAGCCATATATGTCCTCGTTCGGATCATCAGTAAGGTGGCCCAAG AGGGAGAGGACATGGCCTCTACCCGCTATGAGTCCCTACTGGAGAACCTGGATGACCATTACCCAGAGCTGGCAG GCCACAACTGGAGGAAGCGTGTGGGCACTCGGCGTGGCCGCCATGAGCAAAGCCCCACTTCAAGGCCCAGAAAG
- the C23H22orf15 gene encoding uncharacterized protein C22orf15 homolog isoform X17 — MFIKVMFGAGCSMLVNTSCRLVNLTAHLRQKAGLPPDATIALLAEDGNLVSLEEDLKEGASRAQTMGNSLLKERAIYVLVRIISKVAQEGEDMASTRYESLLENLDDHYPELAEELCRLSGLSSAGHNWRKRVGTRRGRHEQSPTSRPRKAQGPGTLLPTSQVGLRPKEVSHDLCLV; from the exons ATGTTTATCAAGGTGATGTTTGGGG CTGGCTGCTCCATGCTGGTGAACACCTCTTGCAGGCTGGTGAACCTCACCGCCCACCTGAGGCAGAAAGCAGGGTTGCCCCCAGATg CGACCATTGCTCTCCTGGCTGAGGACGGCAACCTAGTGAGCCTGGAGGAGGACCTGAAGGAAGGGGCTTCCCGGGCCCAAACCATGGGCAACTCCCTGCTGAAGGAGCGAGCCATATATGTCCTCGTTCGGATCATCAGTAAGGTGGCCCAAG AGGGAGAGGACATGGCCTCTACCCGCTATGAGTCCCTACTGGAGAACCTGGATGACCATTACCCAGAGCTGGCAG AGGAACTGTGCAGGCTGTCAGGCCTCTCCTCTGCAGGCCACAACTGGAGGAAGCGTGTGGGCACTCGGCGTGGCCGCCATGAGCAAAGCCCCACTTCAAGGCCCAGAAAG GCCCAGGGACCTGGCACACTACTGCCAACTAGCCAAGTTGGACTCAGACCCAAGGAGGTTAGCCATGACCTCTGCCTTGTGTGA
- the C23H22orf15 gene encoding uncharacterized protein C22orf15 homolog isoform X21 yields the protein MFCRTQKTNTWESPHMGEKSPHMGDGWRVLQGSLSNRSGCSMLVNTSCRLVNLTAHLRQKAGLPPDATIALLAEDGNLVSLEEDLKEGASRAQTMGNSLLKERAIYVLVRIIKGEDMASTRYESLLENLDDHYPELAEELCRLSGLSSAGHNWRKRVGTRRGRHEQSPTSRPRKGPD from the exons ATGTTTTGCAGGACTCAAAAGACCAACACTTGGGAGTCACCACACATGGGAGAAAAGTCACCACACATGGGAGATGGATGGAGGGTTCTCCAAGGCAGTTTAAGCAACAGAT CTGGCTGCTCCATGCTGGTGAACACCTCTTGCAGGCTGGTGAACCTCACCGCCCACCTGAGGCAGAAAGCAGGGTTGCCCCCAGATg CGACCATTGCTCTCCTGGCTGAGGACGGCAACCTAGTGAGCCTGGAGGAGGACCTGAAGGAAGGGGCTTCCCGGGCCCAAACCATGGGCAACTCCCTGCTGAAGGAGCGAGCCATATATGTCCTCGTTCGGATCATCA AGGGAGAGGACATGGCCTCTACCCGCTATGAGTCCCTACTGGAGAACCTGGATGACCATTACCCAGAGCTGGCAG AGGAACTGTGCAGGCTGTCAGGCCTCTCCTCTGCAGGCCACAACTGGAGGAAGCGTGTGGGCACTCGGCGTGGCCGCCATGAGCAAAGCCCCACTTCAAGGCCCAGAAAG
- the C23H22orf15 gene encoding uncharacterized protein C22orf15 homolog isoform X9: MFCRTQKTNTWESPHMGEKSPHMGDGWRVLQGSLSNRSGCSMLVNTSCRLVNLTAHLRQKAGLPPDATIALLAEDGNLVSLEEDLKEGASRAQTMGNSLLKERAIYVLVRIISKPGLANSSRVRGRVGTIRPVGCPSSSLHMPQRERTWPLPAMSPYWRTWMTITQSWQVSVRVQPRGRAHLLPNPYQQDFPGLPEELCRLSGLSSAGHNWRKRVGTRRGRHEQSPTSRPRKGPD; this comes from the exons ATGTTTTGCAGGACTCAAAAGACCAACACTTGGGAGTCACCACACATGGGAGAAAAGTCACCACACATGGGAGATGGATGGAGGGTTCTCCAAGGCAGTTTAAGCAACAGAT CTGGCTGCTCCATGCTGGTGAACACCTCTTGCAGGCTGGTGAACCTCACCGCCCACCTGAGGCAGAAAGCAGGGTTGCCCCCAGATg CGACCATTGCTCTCCTGGCTGAGGACGGCAACCTAGTGAGCCTGGAGGAGGACCTGAAGGAAGGGGCTTCCCGGGCCCAAACCATGGGCAACTCCCTGCTGAAGGAGCGAGCCATATATGTCCTCGTTCGGATCATCAGTAAG CCTGGACTAGCAAACAGTTCCAGAGTGAGAGGCAGAGTAGGGACCATTAGGCCAGTCGGGTGTCCTTCATCCTCTCTCCACATGCCACAGAGGGAGAGGACATGGCCTCTACCCGCTATGAGTCCCTACTGGAGAACCTGGATGACCATTACCCAGAGCTGGCAGGTGAGTGTCAGGGTACAGCCCAGGGGGAGGGCACACCTTCTCCCTAACCCCTACCAACAGGACTTCCCGGGCCTTCCAGAGGAACTGTGCAGGCTGTCAGGCCTCTCCTCTGCAGGCCACAACTGGAGGAAGCGTGTGGGCACTCGGCGTGGCCGCCATGAGCAAAGCCCCACTTCAAGGCCCAGAAAG
- the C23H22orf15 gene encoding uncharacterized protein C22orf15 homolog isoform X18, translating to MFIKVMFGAGCSMLVNTSCRLVNLTAHLRQKAGLPPDATIALLAEDGNLVSLEEDLKEGASRAQTMGNSLLKERAIYVLVRIIKGEDMASTRYESLLENLDDHYPELAEELCRLSGLSSAGHNWRKRVGTRRGRHEQSPTSRPRKAQGPGTLLPTSQVGLRPKEVSHDLCLV from the exons ATGTTTATCAAGGTGATGTTTGGGG CTGGCTGCTCCATGCTGGTGAACACCTCTTGCAGGCTGGTGAACCTCACCGCCCACCTGAGGCAGAAAGCAGGGTTGCCCCCAGATg CGACCATTGCTCTCCTGGCTGAGGACGGCAACCTAGTGAGCCTGGAGGAGGACCTGAAGGAAGGGGCTTCCCGGGCCCAAACCATGGGCAACTCCCTGCTGAAGGAGCGAGCCATATATGTCCTCGTTCGGATCATCA AGGGAGAGGACATGGCCTCTACCCGCTATGAGTCCCTACTGGAGAACCTGGATGACCATTACCCAGAGCTGGCAG AGGAACTGTGCAGGCTGTCAGGCCTCTCCTCTGCAGGCCACAACTGGAGGAAGCGTGTGGGCACTCGGCGTGGCCGCCATGAGCAAAGCCCCACTTCAAGGCCCAGAAAG GCCCAGGGACCTGGCACACTACTGCCAACTAGCCAAGTTGGACTCAGACCCAAGGAGGTTAGCCATGACCTCTGCCTTGTGTGA